TTCCCCCTAACATCAACATCAGCCTTCTCACCACCCTTTAGGAATCTCTCGGGCCTGAACTCCAATGGTTCAGCCCATTCCTTTGGATCACGGGCTATGGCCCAAACATTGACCAAGAGCGTTGCACCCTCTGGGATGTGGTACCCGAAGATCTCACAGCTCTTTGCCGCCACtcttgggagggaaagtggggTTGATGGGTGCAAACGGAAGGTTTCTTTGACCACTGCTTGAAGGTATGGCAAATTGGGCAAGTCCTCTTCTGTCACGTGCCTTTCCCTTCCTACTACACTGTCTAATTCTTTCTGGACTTGGCCCATGATTCTTGGGTTCCTTATTAGTTCTGCAATGGCCCATTCTGTAGTGCTTGATGATGTGTCCGTTCCCGCAGTAAACATATTctgcaaaataaataaataaaaatgaaccTCACATCTGCGACGACTCGGTCTTTGTCCCATTGAATTAGAGAAtattgtaaataaataaataaaaataagtgTCCTAGAGATATTTATtagcaaatatttttttctaaaaattgtTTTACTTATTGATAACGTTGACAACAAACAATAATACAAATCCAATGTACATCTTTGGCTAAGAAATTCACAAACCGATTACGTGGAAAAATTCAAGCTCCTAATAAATTAGGTTGGTTGTTTGTGGTTCTTTTCAAAGGTGTCAATAATCATCACTTAAGCTAGAAACATAATTGAGTTTTCAATAAATGTGGGCAATCTAAGTGCCTGCAAATGTCGACCAGGTTTCTTTCaagaaatttcaataaattcaTAATGAGCTAACCTTTCAACGTACCAATTTATTATGAGTTAATTTTTAGTACACTAATATTacaatcatattttttaagtaatatacttaaaattcttttctttacaagtatatgaaaataatttccatttatgataaaaatatttatgttgaAAAAATGAAGAGAGTAAATACCAGAAGCAAAGCTTTGATCTCGGTGTCTGTGAGTTTGGTGCCATCATTATCGTCCGAAGCCTCTTGAAGTGACAACAAAGTACTCAACATATCCTTATGGTTCTCACTTTTGTTGGGATTGTTCTTGTGCTCCTCAACAATGCTTGTTAAGAATGAATCAAACCTCTTATGCAATCTCTTCATCTTGGCTTGGACCCCTTGAAGGTCTAGCCACTCCAAACAAGGAATAAAGTCACCAATGTTGAAGACTCCAGCCAAAACCATAACCTCCACCACCATTGATTTGAACTCATCAGCTCTTGGATCACACCCACCATTTCCATCATTGAACACTCTCCTTCCTATCATTACCCTGGCCAATGCATTTGTGGTGCATACATTTAACAGTTGTCCTAAGTTCACAGCTTTTGATGTGTTTGTGCTACTTGCTATGTTCTTGGTCAATCTTGCAACCTCTCCCTACAAATTTATTATGAGGTTCATTAGCATTAATGAATGAGAAATTATTGGGTGgtaatttttagtgtttttggcTATCATTTCATcagtataaatattaaattatttttagtaaataaattttattaatttatgtatttaaattctaaaaaatataagtgTAAATTGTATTGATTTATGTCCGTgaattctaataaatataagTGCAAAATATATGCTTTCTATATATAAAATTTCTACCAATATAAATgtaaattattgttgattaagtattgacaaaaattaataatatttattggtcatataacattatttttaattaatgcCATTGTTTGAGAATGAAATATATATTACGGAAACCtgctaaataatttttttaattttatatatatatatatatatttttgtaattctcTT
This sequence is a window from Arachis stenosperma cultivar V10309 chromosome 10, arast.V10309.gnm1.PFL2, whole genome shotgun sequence. Protein-coding genes within it:
- the LOC130954514 gene encoding flavonoid 3'-monooxygenase, whose protein sequence is MVSSWSIGFATIALAILIYRIVKFVTRPSLPLPPGPKPWPVIGNLPHLGPVPHHAIAALAKVHGPLMHLRLGMVDVVVAASAKVAEQFLKVHDANFSSRPPNAGAKYIAYNYQDLVFAPYGPRWRMLRKISSLHLFSSKALDDFKHLRQGEVARLTKNIASSTNTSKAVNLGQLLNVCTTNALARVMIGRRVFNDGNGGCDPRADEFKSMVVEVMVLAGVFNIGDFIPCLEWLDLQGVQAKMKRLHKRFDSFLTSIVEEHKNNPNKSENHKDMLSTLLSLQEASDDNDGTKLTDTEIKALLLNMFTAGTDTSSSTTEWAIAELIRNPRIMGQVQKELDSVVGRERHVTEEDLPNLPYLQAVVKETFRLHPSTPLSLPRVAAKSCEIFGYHIPEGATLLVNVWAIARDPKEWAEPLEFRPERFLKGGEKADVDVRGNDFEVIPFGAGRRICAGMTLGLRMVQLLTATLAHSFDWELEGGLKQEDLNMDEAYGLTLQRALPLSVHPKPRLSSHVYSSSE